A section of the Nitrospirota bacterium genome encodes:
- a CDS encoding dihydrofolate reductase, which produces MSKLRVQSFAISIDGYGAGPNQDLQNPLGVRGPELMEWFFQTRLWRKMYGTGDGETGIDNEIAEQGFAGIGAWILGRNMFGPVRGPWPDDSWKGWWGDEPPYHTPVFVLTHHPRA; this is translated from the coding sequence ATGTCTAAACTCCGCGTCCAAAGCTTCGCGATTTCCATCGACGGCTACGGTGCCGGGCCGAACCAGGACCTCCAGAATCCGCTCGGCGTCAGGGGTCCTGAGCTGATGGAGTGGTTCTTCCAGACGCGCCTTTGGCGGAAGATGTATGGCACCGGAGACGGTGAGACGGGGATCGATAACGAAATTGCGGAGCAGGGCTTTGCCGGAATCGGCGCCTGGATCCTCGGGCGCAACATGTTCGGCCCTGTCCGGGGCCCGTGGCCGGATGACAGCTGGAAGGGCTGGTGGGGAGACGAGCCGCCATATCACACGCCCGTCTTCGTGCTGACGCATCACCCGCGGGC
- a CDS encoding DUF1697 domain-containing protein encodes MAKRLVALLRGVNNIGSAKRIAMADLRALVEGLGFRDVRTLLNSGNIVFSAPDDGHGDVAARIEKALDARFGVRPRVTVLTGNEVAAAVRDNPFADMADNPSRLLVMVLRTPSDQGRLKPLLKKRWGPEALALGKLVAYLWCANGVGRSKLWLEVDRALERSGTARNIATMTRLLALVEGSSK; translated from the coding sequence TTGGCGAAGAGACTGGTTGCACTACTTCGCGGAGTGAACAACATAGGTTCCGCGAAGCGCATCGCGATGGCGGACCTGCGGGCGCTCGTTGAGGGTCTTGGTTTTCGTGATGTCCGGACATTGCTCAATAGCGGCAACATAGTCTTCTCGGCGCCAGACGACGGGCATGGCGATGTCGCTGCCCGGATCGAGAAGGCACTCGATGCAAGGTTTGGTGTCAGACCTCGTGTGACGGTCCTCACGGGAAACGAGGTCGCGGCGGCAGTTCGTGACAACCCATTTGCCGACATGGCGGACAATCCCTCACGCCTGCTGGTGATGGTGCTCAGAACGCCATCGGACCAAGGCCGGCTCAAGCCGCTTCTCAAGAAGCGCTGGGGTCCGGAGGCTCTGGCGCTTGGAAAGCTGGTTGCGTACCTATGGTGCGCAAACGGCGTCGGCAGAAGTAAGCTGTGGTTGGAGGTCGACCGTGCGCTGGAACGATCAGGCACGGCGCGCAACATAGCGACGATGACGAGACTCCTGGCTCTTGTTGAGGGATCATCGAAGTGA